CGCAGACCGCAAGGAGATCGCCGCCGTCGCGGTCATCCCCGTCAAGGGCGCGCCGGGCAAGGGCAATGCCGAATTGACCCAGGCGATGCGCGAGACCTTGCAGGATGCCGGCTGGCCGGTCCTGTCCAAGCCGCGCCACGACGCGCTTATCATTGCCGGCCTCGTCAAGCTCGGTCCGGTCGAAGGGAAAACACAGAAAGTAGACCTGGCCTGGGAGGTCAAGTCTCCGGATGGAAAGACTCTGGGCACCGTCCGCCAGGCCAACAGCGTCCCTTCGGGCTCGCTCGCGGCGGGCTTTGGCAACAATGCCGTTTTCGCCGCCCAGGCGGCCGCTCGGGGAATCTCCGATCTGGTGACGCAATATCGCTGATCACCCCACATTTCGGTTCGTGGCGTCCCGCGCCGCGGCATTTCTGCGCACTCGCCCGGGATTCCGGCGCGATTTCAAGTCCTTCCCGGCTCCTGTGGACTGTTGATGAAAATCCGCGCGCGGCCCTTTGCACCAAGCCCGCCCTGTTGATATAGAGCCCGCACAGCACTTCCCCAAAGAGGGCCGGCCCTTACATGAAGATCATCAGCGGAAACAGCAATCGGCCGCTCGCCGAAGCCATTTCCTCTTATCTTAACCTGCCGCAGGCGAAGTCCGTGGTGAAGCGTTTCGCCGACATGGAGATCTTCGTCGAGATCCAGGAGAATGTGCGCGGCCAGGATGTGTTCGTCGTCCAGTCGACATCGTTCCCGGCCAACGACCATCTGATGGAGTTGCTCATCATCATCGATGCGCTGCGCCGTTCCTCCGCCCACCGCATCACGGCCGTCATCCCCTATTTCGGCTATGCCCGCCAGGATCGGAAATCCAGTCCGCGCACGCCGATTTCGGCCAAGCTCGTCGCCAATCTCATTACCCGTGCCGGCGCCGACCGCGTTCTCACGCTTGACCTCCATGCCGGCCAGATCCAGGGCTTCTTCGACATCCCGACCGACAATCTCTTCGCCGGCCCCGTGCTGGTGCGCGACATCAAGGATCATTACGACCTGCGCAATACCGTCGTCGTGTCGCCCGATGTCGGCGGCGTGGTCCGCGCCCGGGCCCTCGCCAAGCGCATCGGCACCCCGCTCGCCATCGTCGACAAACGCCGCGACCGTCCGGGTGAATCGGAAGTCATGAACATCATCGGCGATGTCAAAGGCCATTCCTGCATCCTGCTCGACGACATCGTCGATTCCGGCGGCACTTTGTGCAACGCCGCCGAGGCCCTGCTCGCCCAGGGCGCCAAGGATGTCGCTGCCTATATCACTCATGGCGTGCTGTCGGGCGGCGCCGTGGCGCGCATCACCTCGTCCAAGCTCAAATCGCTGGTGATCACCGATTCGATCCAGCCGACCGAAGCGGTGAAGGTCGCCCGCAATATCCGGGTCATATCGATCGCACCCTTGATCGGCGAGGCGATCGGACGCACCTCGCGCGAAGAATCGGTGTCGAGCCTCTTCGATTAGAGCCGAGGCCATTCCGTCGGCCGCCAAGGACATTAATCCCAAAATTCGCCCCGGGTTGCGTCCCGGGGGTTAAGTCTGTATATCCGCCCGCGCGCGGACGCCGGTCACCCCTGGAGGAAGGTCCGCGCAATCCATATCCAATCGGAGATTAGAATGTCCAAGATCATTAAGCTTCAGGCCACGGCGCGTGGCCGGGCCGGCAAGGGGGCCGCCCGTGCTGTCCGCCGCGAAGGCCGTATCCCTGGCGTCGTTTACGGTGACAAGAAGGAGCCCCAGAACATCTCCTTCGCCTATAACGAGCTGCTGCCGCATGTGAATACCGGCCGCTTCATGTCGACCCTGGTCGACCTCGAAGTCGACGGTGCGGTCGTGCGCGCCATTCCGCGCGACATCCAGTTCGAGCCGGTGCGCGACTTCATCACCCATGTCGACTTCCTGCGCCTCGGCAAGAATGCCCGCATCCTCGTCGAAGTCCCGGTCCACTTCACGAACCACGCTGAATCGCCCGGCATCAAGAAGGGCGCCGTGCTGAACATCGTGAGCCACGAGATCGGACTCTACTGCCCGGCCGACTTCATCCCGGACCAGATCGTGGTCGACCTCACCGGCCTCGAGATCGGCCAATCGGTTCACATCTCGGCGATCAAGCTGCCCGAGAACGTGACCCCGGCCGCCCGCGAGCGCGACTTGACCATCGCGACCATCGCTGCGCCCGCCGGCCTCAAGGAAGAGGAAACCGCCGCTGCCGAAGCGCCGGCCGCGGAAGTTCCGGCCACCGCCCAGAAGGCGCCTCCCGCCGCTCCGGGTGCCGCCCCTGCCGCTGGCAAGGACGCCAAGGCCGCCGCTGCGCCGGCTGCCAAGGCAGGCGACAAGAAGAAGTAACCCTTCGCTTCCCGCGTCCAGGAACGGCGCGGGAAGTTTTAGCGCGTGATCAGGAAAAATGGGCACCGGTTTTCCATCCGGTCACGCGTTAATTTCAGGATTCCGATCACATACATCACTTCAGGTCGTGCCGACCTGAAGTGATCGTGATCCAGGAGGGCTCGATGCTTCTTCTCGTGGGCCTCGGCAATCCCGGGTCCAAATATGCCGGCAACCGGCACAACATAGGCTTCCTGGCGGTGGACTCCATAGTGCGCCGCCATGGTTTCGGCGCTTGGCGCAAGCGCTTTCAGGGCGAGACTTCGGAAGGCACGCTCGCTGGCGAGCGCATCCTCGCCCTCAAGCCGCTCACCTACATGAATGAATCGGGGCGCGCCGTCGGCGAGGCCATGCGCTTCTACAATCTGACTCCCGACGATGTCGTGGTGCTGCACGACGAGATCGACCTGCCGCCGGCCAAGGTGCGGGTGAAGACCGGCGGCGGCAGCGCTGGCAACAATGGCATCCGCTCGATCGACGCGCATATCGGAAACGGCTATCACCGCGTGCGCCTGGGTGTCGGTAAGCTCGACGTGAAAGGCATGGCGCATATCCATGTGCTGGGCGATTTCAGCAAGGCCGACAAGCTCTGGCTCGAACCGTTGATCGATACTCTCGCCGACAATGCCGACCTGCTCGCCAAACGCGATTTTGCGACTTTCCAGAACAGGGTGCATTTGACACTCAATCCCGAGCCGGAAAAACCGAAGCCGGGCAAAAAGGAGACTGACTAATGGGTTTCAAATGCGGCATTGTCGGCCTGCCGAATGTCGGCAAATCGACATTGTTCAACGCCCTGACCCAGACGGCGGCGGCGCAGGCGGCGAATTATCCCTTCTGCACGATTGAGCCCAATGTCGGTGATGTCGGCGTTCCCGACCCGCGCCTCGAGCGTCTGGCCGCCATCGCCAAGAGCGGCCAGATCATCCCGACACGACTGACTTTCGTCGACATTGCCGGCCTGGTGCGCGGCGCCTCCAAGGGCGAAGGCCTCGGCAACCAGTTCCTCGCCAATATCCGCGAGGTCGACGCCATCGCCCATGTGGTACGCTGCTTTGAGGACGGTGACGTCACTCACGTTGAGGGCGGCGTCGATCCGATCCGCGACATCGAGACGATCGAGACCGAATTGATGCTGGCCGATCTCGACAGCCTGGAGAAGCGCGCCGTCAATCTCGAGAAGAAGCTGCGCGGCGGCGACAAGGAAGCCAAGGAACAGTATGACCTGGTCAAGCGCGCCCTCGTGCTCCTGCAGGAAGGCAAGCCCGCCCGCCTCGTCGAGCGGAAGCCGGAGGAGGAGAAGAGCTTTCAGATGCTGGGCCTCCTGAGCTCCAAGCCGGTCCTCTATGTCTGCAATGTCGAGGAAGCTTCCGCCGATAAGGGCAACGCCTATTCGGCGAAAGTGATCGATCGTGCCAAGGAGGAAGGCGCCGAGGCGGTGGTGGTGTCGGCCAAGATCGAAAGCGAGATCGCCGTTCTCCCCCTGGCCGAGCAGAAGGACTATCTCGACACGATCGGACTAGCCGAGCCCGGCCTCAATCGCGTGATCCGCGCCGGCTACGAGCTTCTCCACCTTGTGACATATTTCACCGTGGGCCCCAAGGAAGCGCGTGCCTGGACCGTCACCAAGGGCACCCGCGCGCCGCAGGCCGCCGGCGTCATCCATACCGACTTCGAGAAGGGCTTCATCCGCTCCGAGACCATCGCCTATGACGATTATGTCGGCCTCAATGGCGAGGCGGGTGCGCGCGATGCCGGCAAGCTCAGGCTCGAGGGCAAGGAATATGTCGTGCAGGATGGCGACGTCCTGCATTTCCGCTTCGCGAATTGAGGCGGTGCGATGGCCGAGCTTCTCCACTTTGAGGATTTCGCCGTCGGAGAGAGTCTGGATCTCGGCACCTATGAAGTGACGGCTGCGGAGGTCAAGGCCTTCGCCAGCGAATTCGACCCGCAATTCTTCCATCTCGACGAAGAGAGAGCGAAATCCTCCGTGCTCGGAGGGCTGTCAGCGTCGGGCTGGCATACTTGCGGCATGCTCATGCGCATGATGGTCGACGGCTATCTGGCCCGCACCGCGGGCATGGGCTCGCCCGGGCTTGATGAGATCAAGTGGCTGAAGCCCGTCTACGCGGGCGAGACCTTGCGCGGACGGATGACAGTCCTCGCCAAGCGTCAGTCCAAGAGCCGCCCGGATATGGGGCTCGTCACTATGCGCTGGGAGGCGCATTCCGTCGCAGGCGAGGCGAAAATCGACATGACCGGCGTCAATCTGATCAAGGTGCGCGCGCCATGATGGGGCTGTACTTTGAAGAAGCGGAAATCGGGCAGAAATGGCAGCTCGGCGCCTATCATTTCACCCGGGAAGCGATCCTGCGCTTCGCCCGCGCCTACGATCCGCAGGTATTCCATATCGACGACGAGGCGGCGGCTGAAAGCCATTTCGGCCGGCTCGCGGCGTCCGGCTGGCATACCGCGTCGGCCTGGATGCGCTGCTATGTCGAAGCCGACGATGCCGCCCGCAAGGTGCGGGTCGCGCGCGGCGACGTCCTGCCGGAGCATGGCCCCTCGCCCGGTGTGACCAATCTCAAATGGATCAAACCGGTTTATCCGGGCGACACCGTTACCTATTGGATGGAGATCACCGCGAAGCGCGAAATGGTGTCGCGGCCGCGCTGGGGCCTCGCCACGAAACATAGCGAAGGCTTCAATCAGAATGGCGAGCTGGTCTTCGCCTTCGATGGTAAGGTGATGGTCGAGCGCAAGGATATGCGCTGAGCGCGGGGTTTCTATCAGGATACCCGGAACTATACCGGGATCGTGACCACCGCGCGCAGGCCTCCGAGCGGGCTGTCCTCCAGCTTGATATCTCCGCCATGAGCGCGCGCGATGTCGCGGGCGATTGACAGACCGAGCCCGGTTCCCGGCTCGTCCTGATTGCGCGCCTCATCGAGCCGGAAGAAGGGCCGGAACACATCTTCGCGCATATTGGCCGGAATGCCCGGCCCATTGTCATCGACGGTGACGACCAGCCGGCTGCCCTTGATCTTCACTTTCACGGCGATCTCCTGGCCGAAACGCGCCGCATTGGCGACCAGGTTCAGGATGAGGCGCCGGAAGGCATTGGGCTTTACCTTGGCGACGAGATCCGGCGCCACGTCGACCTTCACCTGCGAACGCGGCCGCGAGCCGCTTTTCGCAGCACTCGCGACCATTTGCGCGATATCGCTCACTTCCGCCTTCTCTCCACCGGCGCCACGCGCGAAATTCATATAGGCTTCGAGCATCGTCTGCATTTCTTCGACATCGCCCTTGAGCGCTTTCACCTTGGCGCTGTCGCCGAGGAAAGCGAGCTCGAGCTTGAAACGGGTGAGGATGGTGCGCAGATCGTGGCTGACCCCCGCCAGCATTGCCGTGCGCTGCTCGACATGCCGCTCGATGCGTTCCTTCATGTTGAGGAAGGCTTGCGCCGCCTGGCGAACCTCCGTCGCGCCGCGCGGAGTGAAGTGACTGACATCATGGCCGAGACCGAAGCTGCGCGCCGCATGCGCGAGCTCGATGATCGGCTTGATTTGTTTGCGCATGAAGACGATGGCGATGGCCAGGAGCACCAGGGACGATACCAGCATCCAGAGCAGCAATGAATTGGTATTGGCCGCGAAAGCCCGCTCGTCATTCGGCAAAAAGCGAAAGACGGTTCCTCCCCCGGCCTCGACGCGAATTTCGACATAGCCAGGGCTGCTGGTGCTGTCGATCCAGGCCGGCAAGCCTTCGTTATCGAGATAACGGCTGAGCCGTGTGTCGACAATGGACAGCCACGGCGCCGGCTTGGGCGGCGGCAGAGAAGCATTGTCCTGGATTTCCAGCCTGAGGCGCAGGCGCCGGTTCACCATCTCGGTGAAATTGGCGATCGCGGCGGGCGACTTTTCCGTCTTGCCGTAAAGCTCGATGACCAGCGAAATGTCGCGTGCCAGCGAACGGGCGAGCACTCTCGTCACATTGTCCCAGTGACGGTCGAGAATGACGCCGACCATGATGCTCTGCAGCAGCACGATGGGCGCCACGACGATGATCAGAGATCGCTGATAGAGTCCGCCCGGCAGGTAGCGCTCGAGGAAGCGGTTGAAGCGCCAGTAAAGCGTGGGATGTTCTATTTTGGGTTCGCTCTCGCTGGCGACGCTCATGCCGTTGTCCTGTCAATCGAGATGCAGAGTATAGCCCGCTCCGCGCACGGTTTGCAGATAAACCGGATTGGAGGGATCCTCCTCGATTTTCTGGCGCAGGCGATTGATCTGGACATCGACGGTGCGGGCATTGTCCTCGGTCCCTTCGGGTGAAAGTTCCGCACGGGTGATGGACTGGCCGGCATTCTGCACGAACTGACGCAGCAATTCGCGCTCGCGCGTGGTCAGCTTGACGAGCTCGCCATTGCGCCGGAGTTCGCCGCGCGTCATGTTGAACTGGCAGGCGCCGAAGCGAACATCGACACGCTGATCGGGCGGCGAGGAGGAACGGCGCAAGAGATTCTGCACCCGCAGCAGCAACTCGCGCGGTTCGAACGGCTTCGGCAGATAGTCGTCGCTGCCTGCCATCAGTCCGTTGATCCTATCCTCGATCTCCGACAGCGCCGAGAGCATGAGGATCGGTATGCGCTCCTTCGCGCCACGCAGGGACTGCGCCAACGCCGTTCCGGATTCACCTGGCATCATCACGTCGAGGATGAGGAGATCGAAGGCTAGCCCGCGCATCTTGTCGCGCGCCTCCGTCGCACTCGCCGCCACTGTGACCCTGAAGTCGTTCTCGGCCAGATAGGAGTGCAGCAGCTCACGGATGCGGCGGTCGTCGTCGATCACCAGTATATGCGGCTTCTCTTCGCTCATCTCTACTTGCCCCGCGCGCTGCGGCTGGTGAGCCATTCGCTCACCGAGCGACGGTTCTCCGGACTGATAAGGTGATAGAGAACCTTCCTGTAATTGGGCTCCGCCTCATCGCCTGCCTCGCCGAGGGCGCGGATGATGCGCTCGGCTTGCGGCGCCATCAGCTTGAGACGTAGCGCCTCACCTTCCTCGGTCAGGAACAAAAGCCGCTGCCGCCGGTCCGTATCGCCAGCACGCTGATAGACGAGATCCTTTTCGATGAGATCGCGCAACACACGGCCGAGGCTCTGCTTGGTGATCCCTAGGATGCTCAAGAGCTGCGCCACCGTCATGCCAGGGTTGCGGCCGACAAAATGCACGACGCGGTGATGCGCCCGCCCGAAGCCCCATTCCGCCAATATCGCATCGGGATCGGAGGTGAAATCGCGATATGCGAAGAACAGAAGCTCGATCAGGCTGACGATATCCTCATCGCTCACATCGCGCTCAGAAATTATGTCAGCCATATTGACGTATTTTCCGAAGTTTGTTACAAGACATCACAATCGCAAGAAACCTTGTTGCGTCATCGTGGCTGAACATTCGGACAGCCGTGATGACATATAGGCCGAACCGAGGCTGCGTGCAAAAATGCCGGGCAGCCGAATAAATGGGAGACAAGCCATGTCGATCGTTCCTTTTGACCAGCGCGACGGCGTCATCTGGATGAATGGCGAATTCGTGCCGTGGAAGGACGCCAAGGTCCATGTCCTCACCCACGCTTTGCATTATGGCAGCGCCGTTTTCGAGGGCGAGCGCGCCTATGGCGGCGAGATCTTCAAGCTGACCGAGCATACCCAGCGCCTGTTCGATTCGGCCGAGATGCTCGATATGAAGATTCCCTACACCGTGGCCGAGATCGATGCCGCCTGCCGCGAGACCTTGAAGCGTCAGGGCTTCGCCGATGCTTATGTCCGGCCGATCGCCTGGCGTGGCTCCGAGATGATGGGTGTTTCCGCCCAGAATACCAAGATCAATGTCGCCATCGCCATCTGGCAGTGGCCGTCCTATTTCGATCCGACCCAGCTCGAAAAGGGCATCCGCCTCGATATCGCGGAGTTCCGACGCCCCGACCCGCTGACCGCTCCGTCCAAGGCCAAGGCGGTCGGCCTGTACATGATCTGCACCATCTCCAAGCACAAGGCCGAGCGCAAAGGCTATGCCGACGCCATGATGCTGGACTGGCGCGGCCAGGTTGCCGAATGCACCGGCGCCAATATCTTCTTCGTGAAGAACGGTGAAATCCATACGCCGACCCCGGACTGCTTCCTGGACGGTATCACGCGCCGCACCGTCATCGGTCTCGCCCAGAAGCGCCAGATCAAGGTGATCGAACGCGCCATCATGCCGGAAGAGCTCGCGGGCTTCGAGCAATGCTTCATCGTCGGCACCGCGGCCGAAGTGACGCCGGTCGGCGAGATCGGCCCCTACAAGTTCGCCGTCGGCGATATTTCCCGCAGCTTGCGGGCCGACTATCTCAACGAAGTGCAGCCGAAGAAAAAGGCCGCCTGAACGCTCTGAACATCTGACGACCAGTCGCGCGCGGGCTCATTCCCCGCGCGCTCCTCTTTTTATCTCACGCACCGTTTGAATCCTCCTGGATCGGCGTGGCCTGGAATGCCTCCCGCAGCCACTTACCGTCGCGCAAGAGCCAGACTTGCGTGAAGCGGATGGACAGGTCCGTTTGATCTCCCGCATTGCGAATGCCGCCGCCCGTGAGATCGTTGACACCGGTGACCACGGCAATGTCACCGATATACCGTGTCTCGACTTCCCGGAATGATATCTGCGTGCCGCGCCCGGCGCGTGCGGCGGCATAGGCAAGCCAGCCGGCACGGTCATAGAGCTTCCCAAAGGCATCCGAATGGCTGTAGGTCGGCGACAACAGTGCATCGAGCGTCCGCAGATCGCCACTCGCCCAAGCCTCGCCAAACTGCCGGACAGCCTCCTGCAAGAGAACGGCCTGGTCCGGCATCGGCCTACCCGCCGGTTACCGGCGGGAAAAACGCAATCTCGCGCGCGCCCGCAATAGACGCGTCGAGGGGCGCATGCGCTTGGTTGATTGCGGCGCGGATAATGCGCGGGTCGGCGAAAGCCGCGGCATAGGCCTCGTCGCGCTTCTTCAGAAAGTCGATCAGCAGGTTCACGGTGGTGACTTCGGCCGGGAGAGTGATCTCCTCCTCCCCTTTGCCTATGATCTGGCGCATGCGGGCGAAATAGAGGAGTTTCGTCACTTGTCTTCCATCACATGGCCGATGCCGGCACGGAAATAATCGTAGCCCGTATAGAGGGTGAGAGCTGCGGCGATCCACAGGCAGAACAGTCCGAACTCGCTGACATAGGGCAGGATCTTGTCGCCGGCAGGCCCGGCGATCAGGAAGCCGATTGCAATTAATTGCACGGTGGTCTTCCACTTGGCGACCTTGGTGACGGGGACCGAGACACGCAGTTCCGCCAGGAATTCGCGCAGACCCGACACCAGCACCTCGCGCGTGAGGATGATGATCGCAGCCCAGATATGCGCGTCATCGATGGTGCGGTCGGTGGTGAGCACCAGGAGCACCACCGCCACCAGGACCTTGTCGGCGATGGGATCGAGCATGCGCCCAAGCGCCGATTGCTGGCCCCAGCGCCGGGCCAGGTAGCCGTCGAAGAAATCAGTGATGGCGGCCGCGATGAAGAGAGCGAGCGCCGTCCAGCGCGCCGCGTCCCCGCCCCACAGGATCAGGCCGGCGACCACGGGCACCGCGACAAGTCGCCCATAGGTCAGCATATTGGGCAGGCTCAGTGCGTGCCGCTGGCTTTCCTTCTGAGCCAATTTTGTCACCGCGTCGCTCATAAAGCGCCCTCGTGGAAATGGTCATAGATAGCCTGGGCCAAAGCGTTATTCACCCCTTCAACCTTTGCCAAATCGGCAAGGCTGGCCCGCGCCACCGCCTTGGCCGATCCAAAGGCTTGCAATAAGGCTTTTTTGCGAGTCGGGCCAATCCCCGCGATCTCATCGAGCGGATTTAGCGCTATCGCCCTGGCCCGCTTGGCTCGGTGGCTCCCGATGGCGAAGCGGTGCGCCTCGTCCCGGAGCCGCTGGATATAGTAAAGGACGGGGTCGCGCGCCTCGAGCATGAAGGAGGGCTTGTCCGGGACATAGAAATGCTCGCGCCCGGCATCGCGGTCCGGTCCCTTGGCGACGCCGGCGATACAGAGATCGGCGATCCCGAGATCGGCCAACACAGCGCGCGTCGCATTGAGCTGGCCCTGCCCGCCGTCGATGAGGACCAGATCCGGCCAGGCCTGCGGCTGGTCGGGATTCGTCTCGCCGGCAGGCACGCGCTCGCCATGTTCCTTGAGCAGACGGGAGAAGCGCCGAGTCAGTACTTCCCGCATCATGCCGAAATCGTCGCCGGGGGTGAGGTCCTCGGCCCTGATATTGAACTTGCGATATTGCGATTTGAGGAAGCCTTCGGGGCCGGCCACGATCATGCCGCCGACCGCCTGGGCGCCCTGAATATGGGAGTTGTCATAGACCTCGATACGCCGCGGTGGCTCGCCAAGACCAAAGACGCGGGCCACCCCGGCAAGGAGCTTCGCCTGTGAGGACGATTCGGCGAGCTTGCGGCCCATGGCCTCGCGCGCATTGGTGACGGCATGCTCGATCAGCGCCCGTTTCTCACCCCTTTGCGGCACCGCAATCTCGACCTTGCGCCCGGCATGGGTCGAAAGCGCCTCTTCGAGCAGCGCCGTCTCCTCGATCTCCTGCGACAGGAGGATCAGGGGCGGAATGGGCTTATCGTCATAGAACTGGGCCAGGAAGGAGCCCAGCACCTCCGCCACCGGCAGAGACTTGTCGGCGCGCGGGAAATAGGGTCGGTTGCCCCAATTCTGTCCGGCACGGAAGAAGAACACCTGGATGCAGATCTGCCCGCCTTCCTGAGCGAGACCGAAGACATCGGCTTCCTCTACTCCTTGCGGATTGATGCCCTGTTCCGAGGTCACGAAGCTCATCGCCTGGATGCGGTCGCGATAGCGCGCCGCGCTCTCGAAATCGAGCCGTTCGGAGGCTTCCTCCATCAGCTTGGCAAGCTCGGCCTTGACCGTCTTGCTCTTGCCGTTGAGGAATGCTTCCGCCTCCTTGACCAGCTCGGTGTAGGGCGCAGGCTCGATCTCGCCGGTGCAGGGTGCCGAACAGCGCTTGATCTGGTAGAGGAGACAGGGCCTTGTGCGGTTCTCATAGACGCTGTCGGCGCAGGAGCGCAGGAGAAAGGCCTTCTGCAAGGCGTTGATGGTGCGATTGACGGCCCCTGCCGAGGCGAAAGGCCCGAAATAGCTGCCCTTATGCGAGCGCGCACCCCGATGCTTGACGATCTGGGCGACCTCATGGTCCTTGCGGATGAGGATATAGGGGAAGGACTTGTCGTCCCTGAGCGAGACATTGAAGCGCGGCCGCAGCTTCTTGATGAGATTGGCCTCGAGGAGCAGCGCTTCGGCCTCGGTCTCGGTGGTCACGAACTCCATATTCGCGGTCAGCGAGATCATCGCGGCGATGCGGTTGCTGTGGCCGCCGAGCCGCACATAATTCGACACGCGGTTCCTGAGGCTGCGCGCCTTGCCAACGTAAAGCACGTCGCCCTTGGCGTCGAACATCCGATAGACGCCGGGCCGGTTGGGCAGCGTCCTTAGATGGGCGCGAATCACATGCGGGCCGGGACCTTCCCTTGCACCCTCCTCGCCTTCATCCGCGATGATGTCTTCCGGTTCTTCCATGGGGCCCAATATCGTGATTCTGCGGTCTTTTCGCAAATAGCACGATGGCCCGCCCGGAACTGGCAGGACGCCTCGTCAGATAGCGATCTAAGCGCGCATCCCGGCCGAAGAGGACTCGGCGCGAGGTCAATATCTTGGAGCAAATCCTTATCGCCAAAGTCTTCAACTTTGGCGGGTTTTGCTCTAAGCCGCCTGGCCGGTCCGCACCTCGTAGACATGATCGACGAGGCCCCATTCCCTGGCCTCTTCCGCCGTCATGAAGAAATCGCGGTCGAGGGTCCGCTCGACCTCTTCCAGGCTGCGTTTGCAGTGCTTGGCATAGAGGCCGATCATCCGCCGCTTCATCTTGACGATATCCAGGGCATGGCGCTCGATGTCGGAGGCCTGGCCCTGGAAGCCGCCGGAGGGCTGGTGCAGCAGGATGCGCGCATTGGGGAGTGAGATGCGCCTGCCCGGAGCGCCCGCCATCAGAAGAAACGACGCCATTGAGGCGGCAAATCCCATACACACCGTCGAGACCGGGCATTTGATGTATTGCATCGTGTCGTAGATCGCGAAGCCGCTCGTCACCACCCCGCCCGGCGAGTTGATGTACATGGCGATCTCCTTGCCCGGCCCCTCGGCTTCGAGGAACAGCAGCTGCGCGCAGATGAGCGCCGACATGTTGTCGTCGATCTGACCGTTCAGAAAGACGATGCGTTCACGCAGGAGCCTGGAGAAAATGTCGAAGGAGCGCTCGCCCCGGCTCGACTGCTCGACGACGATGGGGACGAAATTGCTCATGCCGCCCTCATCATCAGTGATTGATTGTCATTGGCGGCATCAAGCGCGGCACGGGCAAAGCCTTCATGCACGATGCGCAAATGTGTGCCTCCGGCCTGGGTCGGGGTGAGTTCGAATGTGACGACGGTGTCGAGGCTTTGGCCGAAGCTGTCGCGCTCATCTTCTCGGCTCTTCCATGAGCAGCGCAGCAGCCTTTCGGGATCGGCCTCCATCACCCGGCAGTCGATATCGTCAGGCACCAGCCATCGCGCGACGAGATCGGGTTCGGTCAAGGCCCGCCAGACCTTGTCGGGTCCCTCATGGAGATCGCATTCGGTGATGATTGCATTTTCCGGCTTGTTGTCGCTGCTCATGGTTCCATTCCCTTGAGAACATCCTTCAGTCTCTCGATCCGCTCGGGCCAGAAAGCCCGGTAGCGCTCGACCCA
This genomic stretch from Nordella sp. HKS 07 harbors:
- a CDS encoding ribose-phosphate pyrophosphokinase; the encoded protein is MKIISGNSNRPLAEAISSYLNLPQAKSVVKRFADMEIFVEIQENVRGQDVFVVQSTSFPANDHLMELLIIIDALRRSSAHRITAVIPYFGYARQDRKSSPRTPISAKLVANLITRAGADRVLTLDLHAGQIQGFFDIPTDNLFAGPVLVRDIKDHYDLRNTVVVSPDVGGVVRARALAKRIGTPLAIVDKRRDRPGESEVMNIIGDVKGHSCILLDDIVDSGGTLCNAAEALLAQGAKDVAAYITHGVLSGGAVARITSSKLKSLVITDSIQPTEAVKVARNIRVISIAPLIGEAIGRTSREESVSSLFD
- a CDS encoding 50S ribosomal protein L25/general stress protein Ctc — translated: MSKIIKLQATARGRAGKGAARAVRREGRIPGVVYGDKKEPQNISFAYNELLPHVNTGRFMSTLVDLEVDGAVVRAIPRDIQFEPVRDFITHVDFLRLGKNARILVEVPVHFTNHAESPGIKKGAVLNIVSHEIGLYCPADFIPDQIVVDLTGLEIGQSVHISAIKLPENVTPAARERDLTIATIAAPAGLKEEETAAAEAPAAEVPATAQKAPPAAPGAAPAAGKDAKAAAAPAAKAGDKKK
- the pth gene encoding aminoacyl-tRNA hydrolase; translated protein: MLLLVGLGNPGSKYAGNRHNIGFLAVDSIVRRHGFGAWRKRFQGETSEGTLAGERILALKPLTYMNESGRAVGEAMRFYNLTPDDVVVLHDEIDLPPAKVRVKTGGGSAGNNGIRSIDAHIGNGYHRVRLGVGKLDVKGMAHIHVLGDFSKADKLWLEPLIDTLADNADLLAKRDFATFQNRVHLTLNPEPEKPKPGKKETD
- the ychF gene encoding redox-regulated ATPase YchF, producing MGFKCGIVGLPNVGKSTLFNALTQTAAAQAANYPFCTIEPNVGDVGVPDPRLERLAAIAKSGQIIPTRLTFVDIAGLVRGASKGEGLGNQFLANIREVDAIAHVVRCFEDGDVTHVEGGVDPIRDIETIETELMLADLDSLEKRAVNLEKKLRGGDKEAKEQYDLVKRALVLLQEGKPARLVERKPEEEKSFQMLGLLSSKPVLYVCNVEEASADKGNAYSAKVIDRAKEEGAEAVVVSAKIESEIAVLPLAEQKDYLDTIGLAEPGLNRVIRAGYELLHLVTYFTVGPKEARAWTVTKGTRAPQAAGVIHTDFEKGFIRSETIAYDDYVGLNGEAGARDAGKLRLEGKEYVVQDGDVLHFRFAN
- a CDS encoding MaoC family dehydratase; its protein translation is MAELLHFEDFAVGESLDLGTYEVTAAEVKAFASEFDPQFFHLDEERAKSSVLGGLSASGWHTCGMLMRMMVDGYLARTAGMGSPGLDEIKWLKPVYAGETLRGRMTVLAKRQSKSRPDMGLVTMRWEAHSVAGEAKIDMTGVNLIKVRAP
- a CDS encoding MaoC family dehydratase, coding for MMGLYFEEAEIGQKWQLGAYHFTREAILRFARAYDPQVFHIDDEAAAESHFGRLAASGWHTASAWMRCYVEADDAARKVRVARGDVLPEHGPSPGVTNLKWIKPVYPGDTVTYWMEITAKREMVSRPRWGLATKHSEGFNQNGELVFAFDGKVMVERKDMR
- a CDS encoding ATP-binding protein; amino-acid sequence: MSVASESEPKIEHPTLYWRFNRFLERYLPGGLYQRSLIIVVAPIVLLQSIMVGVILDRHWDNVTRVLARSLARDISLVIELYGKTEKSPAAIANFTEMVNRRLRLRLEIQDNASLPPPKPAPWLSIVDTRLSRYLDNEGLPAWIDSTSSPGYVEIRVEAGGGTVFRFLPNDERAFAANTNSLLLWMLVSSLVLLAIAIVFMRKQIKPIIELAHAARSFGLGHDVSHFTPRGATEVRQAAQAFLNMKERIERHVEQRTAMLAGVSHDLRTILTRFKLELAFLGDSAKVKALKGDVEEMQTMLEAYMNFARGAGGEKAEVSDIAQMVASAAKSGSRPRSQVKVDVAPDLVAKVKPNAFRRLILNLVANAARFGQEIAVKVKIKGSRLVVTVDDNGPGIPANMREDVFRPFFRLDEARNQDEPGTGLGLSIARDIARAHGGDIKLEDSPLGGLRAVVTIPV
- a CDS encoding response regulator; amino-acid sequence: MSEEKPHILVIDDDRRIRELLHSYLAENDFRVTVAASATEARDKMRGLAFDLLILDVMMPGESGTALAQSLRGAKERIPILMLSALSEIEDRINGLMAGSDDYLPKPFEPRELLLRVQNLLRRSSSPPDQRVDVRFGACQFNMTRGELRRNGELVKLTTRERELLRQFVQNAGQSITRAELSPEGTEDNARTVDVQINRLRQKIEEDPSNPVYLQTVRGAGYTLHLD
- a CDS encoding MarR family winged helix-turn-helix transcriptional regulator, with product MADIISERDVSDEDIVSLIELLFFAYRDFTSDPDAILAEWGFGRAHHRVVHFVGRNPGMTVAQLLSILGITKQSLGRVLRDLIEKDLVYQRAGDTDRRQRLLFLTEEGEALRLKLMAPQAERIIRALGEAGDEAEPNYRKVLYHLISPENRRSVSEWLTSRSARGK